A genomic window from Candidatus Denitrolinea symbiosum includes:
- a CDS encoding glycosyltransferase family 2 protein, producing the protein MTLLVDTTIATLFWICVGGILYTYFGYPLLVALLARLRPAPAPRAQSADLPSATLLIAAYNEEIAIEDKIQNSLAIEYPRERFQILIVTDGSSDRTPELAGRYAGRGIESTHQPERRGKMAAINRAMPQARGEIIVFSDANNFYQPDTIQKLVAPFSDPAVGAVSGAKVIQKGDGSLGESEGLYWKYESFIKKQESRLGSCTSAAGEILALRKELYTPPPDRVINDDFYLAMQVLRKGYRMVYAPEAKSSERVSLTAQDEIVRRTRINAGRYQAIALAKDFLPLNRPVLVWQIVSHKFLRPLVPFFMIAALLFNLLAVLLPPRGGFWTLGSPYGPIFLALQIAFYALALVGSRLQQHGRQSKLARALYLPTFLVNSNLAAFNGFLRFARGEQGHLWERIQRR; encoded by the coding sequence ATGACCCTTTTGGTTGATACGACAATCGCAACCCTTTTTTGGATTTGCGTCGGAGGCATTCTTTACACCTATTTCGGATACCCGCTTCTCGTCGCCCTGCTCGCGAGACTCCGCCCCGCGCCCGCGCCGCGCGCGCAAAGCGCGGACCTGCCGTCGGCGACATTGCTGATCGCGGCCTACAACGAAGAAATCGCCATCGAAGACAAGATCCAAAATTCCCTCGCCATCGAATATCCCCGCGAGCGATTCCAAATCCTCATCGTGACGGACGGCTCATCCGACCGGACGCCCGAGCTCGCGGGACGTTACGCCGGGCGCGGCATCGAGTCGACACACCAGCCCGAGCGGCGCGGCAAAATGGCCGCCATCAACCGCGCCATGCCCCAGGCGCGCGGCGAAATTATCGTTTTTTCGGACGCGAATAATTTTTATCAGCCCGACACCATCCAGAAGTTGGTCGCGCCGTTCAGCGACCCCGCCGTCGGCGCGGTGAGCGGCGCAAAGGTCATCCAAAAAGGAGACGGCAGCCTGGGCGAATCCGAAGGGCTGTATTGGAAATACGAATCCTTCATCAAGAAACAGGAAAGCCGGTTGGGAAGCTGCACCAGCGCCGCGGGCGAGATCCTCGCGTTGCGAAAAGAACTCTACACGCCGCCGCCAGACCGCGTCATCAACGACGATTTCTACCTCGCCATGCAGGTCCTCCGCAAAGGCTACCGCATGGTCTACGCGCCCGAGGCGAAATCCAGCGAGCGCGTCTCGCTGACCGCGCAGGACGAGATCGTCCGCCGCACGCGCATCAACGCGGGACGCTATCAAGCCATCGCGCTGGCAAAAGATTTCCTGCCGCTCAACCGTCCCGTCCTCGTCTGGCAGATCGTCTCGCACAAATTCCTCCGCCCGCTGGTTCCGTTCTTCATGATCGCCGCGCTGCTCTTCAACCTGCTGGCCGTCCTCCTCCCTCCACGCGGCGGTTTTTGGACGCTGGGCTCGCCATACGGACCGATCTTCCTCGCCCTGCAAATCGCCTTCTACGCGCTGGCGCTCGTGGGATCGCGCCTGCAACAACATGGCCGACAAAGCAAGCTGGCCCGCGCCCTCTACCTCCCCACTTTTCTGGTGAACAGCAACCTGGCCGCGTTCAACGGATTCCTGCGATTCGCCCGCGGCGAGCAGGGACATCTCTGGGAACGCATCCAACGACGTTGA